The genome window AGGTCGTCCTCGGACAGAATTGCGTCTACCGGACACTCGGGCTCGCACAACGTGCAGTCGATGCATTCGTCAGGATCGATAACCAGAAAATTGGGGCCTTCGTGAAAACAGTCGACCGGGCACACCTCCACGCAGTCGGTGTACTTGCATTTGATGCAGTCTT of Gammaproteobacteria bacterium contains these proteins:
- a CDS encoding ferredoxin family protein; the encoded protein is MTFVITEDCIKCKYTDCVEVCPVDCFHEGPNFLVIDPDECIDCTLCEPECPVDAILSEDDLPEDQRHYLELNAELSQDWPVITVKKDAPPDAKEWEGKPDKLKLLER